A single window of Culicoides brevitarsis isolate CSIRO-B50_1 chromosome 3, AGI_CSIRO_Cbre_v1, whole genome shotgun sequence DNA harbors:
- the LOC134833547 gene encoding serine/threonine-protein kinase D1, giving the protein MAGPEITFLFQFGNWRDIVTVDASTLNLKTLKDLACDFINTKVPENGVNHLADRLLLFRHDYNSVNVLQLINSTTEIVDETVVEIVLTANSHVPNSSSNDIPLVRPHALVVHSYKAPTFCDFCGEMLFGLVRQGLKCEGCGLNYHKRCVVKVPNNCSRSEDTARRLQQQQQQHLHAPRSPSANSNNSGASTNDDAFLINNSGAASSNAGSTLNVPTVRRQSRSPAGSRTGSSNGGSCSSILTAGSSMRIPHSFAIHSYTRPTVCHLCKKLLRGLFKQGVQCKDCHYNAHKKCVEKVPKDCTGESCLVGDMNDLNMSGGEIYYKEELEDSDGDDTHSPHNNNNRVAAPPVQINGTNYDLAPIIDMDPNGGNEATGIEQSRKSSASSSPSANIPLMRIVQSVKHTKKRNGKAIKEGWLVHFTNKDRTVRRHYWRLDSKAITLFVSDQGSKYYKEIPLDEITSIEVAKSLQGEIPHCFELRTANVDYYVGQDPLHNLKENEPMMNLPPPESGVGAYLAKSWETTIRQALMPVTATRSDPSASEQPESRTTDITQVYQIFPDEVLGSGQFGIVYGGIHKKTHRSVAIKVIDKLRFPTKQEAQLKNEVAILQNLSHPGVVNLERMFETTERIFVIMEKLKGDMLEMILSHQNGRLSERVTKFLITQILVALKYLHSRNIVHCDLKPENVLLSSDSEFPQVKLCDFGFARIIGEKSFRRSVVGTPAYLAPEVLRNKGYNRSLDMWSVGVIIYVSLSGTFPFNEDEDINDQIQNAAFMYPPNPWKEISSEAIDLINNLLQVKQRKRFTVDKSLSHTWLQEIQTWNDLRALEAQIGLRYITHESDDARYLNAHVQ; this is encoded by the exons atggcagGCCCAGagataacttttttgtttcaatttggaAATTGGCGTGATATTGTAACAGTAGATGCTTCaacacttaatttaaaaactttaaaagattTAGCATGTGATTTTATTAACACAAAG gtaCCCGAAAATGGTGTGAATCACTTGGCTGATCGACTATTGCTTTTTCGACACGATTATAATTCCGTGAATGTGTTACAACTGATAAATTCTACGACAGAAATTGTTGACGAAACTGTCGTTGAAATTGTTTTGACTGCAAata gTCACGTTccaaacagcagcagcaacgacATTCCCCTTGTGAGACCTCACGCTCTCGTCGTACATTCCTACAAAGCGCCCACATTTTGTGACTTTTGCGGCGAAATGTTGTTCGGTTTAGTGCGGCAAGGATTAAAATGCGAAg gttGTGGCTTAAACTACCATAAACGATGCGTTGTAAAGGTGCCAAATAACTGCAGTCGATCCGAAGACACAGCAAGACgtctacaacaacaacaacaacagcatctTCATGCTCCCCGAAGTCCTTCAGCTAATTCGAATAATTCAGGCGCTTCAACGAACGACGATGCATTCCTTATCAACAATTCAGGCGCTGCTTCAAGTAACGCAGGCTCAACTTTG aacGTTCCCACAGTGCGTCGTCAAAGTCGTTCTCCCGCAGGATCTCGAACCGGATCCAGCAATGGCGGCAGTTGCTCAAGCATTCTCACAGCTGGCTCAAGTATGCGCATTCCTCATTCATTCGCCATCCATTCGTACACGCGCCCAACGGTGTGTCATTTGTGCAAAAAACTCCTCCGTGGCTTGTTCAAACAAGGCGTTCAATGCAAAGATTGTCATTACAACGCGCACAAAAAATGCGTCGAAAAAGTCCCGAAAGACTGCACGGGCGAAAGTTGTCTCGTTGGCGACATGAACGACTTGAATATGTCTGGCGgcgaaatttattacaaagaaGAACTCGAAGACAGCGATGGCGACGACACGCATTCGCCTCACAACAATAACAATCGCGTTGCAGCGCCCCCTGTGCAAATCAACGGAACTAACTACGATTTGGCGCCAATTATCGACATGGATCCAAATGGCGGGAACGAAGCGACGGGCATCGAACAATCACGCAAAAGTAGTGCCAGTTCGTCGCCGAGTGCGAATATCCCGCTCATGAGAATTGTTCAGTCCGTGAAACACACGAAAAAGCGAAACGGCAAAGCAATTAAGGAAGGATGGCTCGTGCATTTTACGAACAAAGATCGAACTGTGCGACGCCATTATTGGAGGTTAGATTCAAAAGCGATCACACTTTTTGTCTCGGATCAAGGCAGCAAATACTACAAAGAGATCCCGCTCGACGAAATAACCTCAATTGAAGTTGCGAAGAGTCTTCAAGGCGAAATTCCGCATTGTTTTGAACTTCGTACCGCAAATGTCGATTACTACGTGGGCCAAGACCCGCTGCACAATCTGAAAGAAAACGAGCCAATGATGAATTTGCCGCCTCCCGAAAGCGGCGTCGGAGCATATCTCGCAAAAAGTTGGGAAACGACAATTCGTCAAGCACTGATGCCCGTGACAGCAACTCGCAGCGATCCATCGGCAAGCGAACAACCCGAAAGTCGAACGACAGACATTACACAAGTTTATCAAATCTTTCCCGATGAGGTTTTGGGTTCGGGACAATTTGGCATCGTTTATGGCGGCATTCACAAAAAGACGCATCGATCAGTTGCGATCAAGGTTATCGATAAATTGCGTTTCCCCACGAAGCAGGAGGCGCAATTGAAGAATGAAGTTGCCATTTTACAG aatttatcTCATCCAGGCGTTGTGAATTTGGAAAGAATGTTTGAAACAACCGAACGTATTTTTGtcataatggaaaaattgaagGGAGACATGTTGGAGATGATTTTATCGCATCAGAATGGAAGATTGTCGGAAAGAGTTACGAAATTCCTCATAACTCAG attctcGTCGCTTTAAAATACCTTCACAGTCGAAATATCGTGCATTGCGATCTCAAACCTGAGAATGTTTTACTCTCATCTGATTCCGAATTTCCTCAAGTCAAATTGTGTGACTTTGGATTCGCCCGAATTATTGGAGAAAAGTCTTTCAGACGTTCAGTTGTTGGAACGCCAGCATatttag ctcccGAAGTGCTTCGTAACAAGGGTTACAACAGATCTCTCGATATGTGGAGTGTCGGCGTGATTATTTACGTGAGTTTAAGCGGCACATTTCCCTTCAACGAAGACGAAGACATCAACGATCAGATCCAAAATGCGGCATTTATGTATCCGCCGAATCCGTGGAAGGAAATTTCTTctgaag caattgatTTGATCAACAATTTGCTGCAAGTGAAACAACGCAAACGCTTCACTGTCGACAAATCGCTGTCGCACACGTGGCTCCAAGAGATCCAAACCTGGAACGATTTACGAGCGCTCGAAGCACAAATTGGCTTGCGATACATCACGCACGAATCCGATGACGCCCGCTACCTAAATGCGCACGTTCAATGA